The following coding sequences lie in one Paroedura picta isolate Pp20150507F chromosome 10, Ppicta_v3.0, whole genome shotgun sequence genomic window:
- the CEP44 gene encoding centrosomal protein of 44 kDa has protein sequence MATGDLKGNLRRMEQGLRLLNYPRDVDYTGLAKGDPSAFLPIISYCFTSFSTHIMELLVELDVELTAKNDLRFIESTYKLLRDNFQYKPVLTKHQFLQYGFAERKIQIVCEIVSLVYKKHKELSNMNKVKPQTRKKIHVIKHEPQGSSSHLLDSVCDNAMLFQQKPQIERHASTYDACSPKDVVHEVLHEESHMSYNAHGQREGTCAEGPGLNQFQCLWIDSPGNKDQVEHEEKPLLEDNDDQMKELQRQLAELQEKVNKLNWIEEKLIVLEEKLQGKVIIDERDWNNLLSRVLLLETQLLLQPEKINLSTESNNMNEENTSNIHMTSVSPDKEKEELPENLYHSSGYSSLISSNPSPKAMVVNNHDLSKVSKETTIQRMERITKMIEETSELLKTSSSTS, from the exons ATGGCTACGGGAGACCTTAAAGGAAATTTGCGTAGAATGGAACAAGGGCTTCGACTTTTAAACTATCCCAGAGATGTGGATTATACTGG ATTAGCAAAGGGTGATCCGTCTGCATTTTTGCCTATCATCAGCTACTGCTTCACATCTTTCTCGACCCATATAATGGAACTTCTGGTGGAACTGGATGTGGAACTGACTGCAAAGAATGATTTGCGCTTTATTGAATCTACTTAtaag CTTCTCCGAGATAATTTTCAATATAAACCAGTCCTGACAAAACACCAGTTCCTACAGTATGGCTTTGCAGAAAGAAAAATACAGATAGTTTGTGAAATCGTTAGTTTGGTGTATAAAAAACACAAAGAATTAAGTAACATGAATAAG GTGAAAccccaaacaagaaaaaaaatccatgttaTTAAGCATGAACCACAAGGAAGCAGTTCACATCTTCTTGATTCTGTATGTGATAATGCTATGCTCTTTCAGCAG AAACCTCAAATAGAACGCCATGCAAGTACATATGATGCGTGTTCCCCCAAAGATGTTGTCCATGAAGTACTTCATGAAGAAAGTCATATGTCCTACAACGCACATGGACAA agagaAGGCACATGTGCAGAAGGACCAGGCCTAAACCAATTCCAGTGCTTGTGGATTGACTCCCCAGGAAATAAGGACCAAGTTGAGCATGAGGAAAAACCC CTCTTGGAGGATAATGATGATCAAATGAAAGAATTACAAAGGCAACTTGCTGAACTGCAGGAAAAGGTGAATAAACTGAACTGGATAGAAGAGAAGTTGATTGTTTTAGAAGAGAAACTTCAGGGTAAAGTGATTATagatgagagagactggaataaTCTATTGAGCCGTGTCTTACTCCTTGAAACACAGCTATTACTGCAACCAGAAAAG atCAACCTGTCCACAGAATCTAATAATATGAATGAAGAAAATACCTCTAACATACATATGACTTCAGTTTCTCCAG ATaaagagaaggaggagctgcCAGAGAATCTTTATCACTCATCTGGATACAGTTCACTGATATCTTCAAATCCATCTCCCAAAGCCATGGTTGTTAATAATCATGATTTATCCAAGGTTTCAAAG GAGACAACAATACAAAGAATGGAACGAATAACCAAAAT GATTGAAGAAACTTCAGAGTTGTTGAAGACCTCAAGTAGCACCTCCTAG
- the FBXO8 gene encoding F-box only protein 8 isoform X1: MALSQVLQMGQGLWRVARNQQLQHQGYTGQGYLSREHGRRIAANNVSNANHRKNAQGGIDIYHLLKTRKSKEQEGFINLEMLPPELSFTILSYLNATDLCLASCVWQDLANDELLWQGLCKSTWGHCSIYNKNPSLGFSFRKLYMQLDEGSLTFNANPEEGVNYFMSKGILDDSPKEIAKFIFCTRTLNWKKLRLYLDERRDVLDDLVTLHNFRNQFLPNALREFFKHIHAPEERGEYLETLITKFSHRFCACNPDLMRELGLSPDAVYVLCYSLILLSIDLTSPHVKNKMSKREFIRNTRRAAQNISEDFVGHLYDNIYLIGHVAA, from the exons ATGGCTCTTTCACAAG TCTTGCAGATGGGTCAGGGTCTGTGGAGAGTGGCCAGGAACCAGCAACTGCAACATCAGGGATATACAGGGCAAGGCTATCTTTCAAGAGAGCATGGCAGAAGAATAGCTGCTAACAATGTTTCAAATGCAAACCATCGGAAAAACGCCCAAGGGGGCATTGACATTTACCATCTGTTGAAAACTCGGAAATCAAAAGAACAAGAAGGGTTCATCAACCTGGAAATGCTGCCACCTGAGCTTAGTTTTACCATTTTGTCATACCTGAATGCAACAGACCTCTGCCTGGCATCCTGTGTGTGGCAGGATCTTGCTAATGATGAGCTTCTATGGCAAGG ATTGTGCAAATCCACTTGGGGTCACTGTTCCATATACAATAAGAATCCATCTCTAGGATTTTCTTTCAGAAAACTGTATATGCAGTTGGATGAGGGAAGCCTCACCTTTAATGCCAACCCTGAAGAG GGAGTCAACTACTTCATGTCCAAGGGAATACTGGATGATTCACCAAAGGAAATAGCTAAGTTTATCTTCTGTACGAGAACCTTAAATTGGAAGAAACTGAGACTCTATCTTGACGAAAG GCGAGATGTTCTAGATGACCTTGTGACACTACACAacttcagaaatcagttcctgCCAAATGCACTAAGAGAATTTTTCAAACACATTCATGCCCCTGAGGAGCGTGGGGAATATCTTGAGACTCTTATTACAAAGTTCTCACACAGATTCTGCGCTTGTAACCCTGACTTGATGAGAGAGCTTGGTCTTAGCCCAG aTGCTGTGTACGTACTATGCTACTCTTTGATCCTGCTTTCCATTGATCTTACTAGCCCTCATGTGAAGAATAAAATGTCAAAGAGAGAATTTATCCGAAATACACGTCGTGCAGCTCAGAACATTAGTGAAGATTTTGTTGGGCACCTTTATGACAATATCTACCTTATAGGCCATGTAGCTGCCTAA
- the FBXO8 gene encoding F-box only protein 8 isoform X2 produces MGQGLWRVARNQQLQHQGYTGQGYLSREHGRRIAANNVSNANHRKNAQGGIDIYHLLKTRKSKEQEGFINLEMLPPELSFTILSYLNATDLCLASCVWQDLANDELLWQGLCKSTWGHCSIYNKNPSLGFSFRKLYMQLDEGSLTFNANPEEGVNYFMSKGILDDSPKEIAKFIFCTRTLNWKKLRLYLDERRDVLDDLVTLHNFRNQFLPNALREFFKHIHAPEERGEYLETLITKFSHRFCACNPDLMRELGLSPDAVYVLCYSLILLSIDLTSPHVKNKMSKREFIRNTRRAAQNISEDFVGHLYDNIYLIGHVAA; encoded by the exons ATGGGTCAGGGTCTGTGGAGAGTGGCCAGGAACCAGCAACTGCAACATCAGGGATATACAGGGCAAGGCTATCTTTCAAGAGAGCATGGCAGAAGAATAGCTGCTAACAATGTTTCAAATGCAAACCATCGGAAAAACGCCCAAGGGGGCATTGACATTTACCATCTGTTGAAAACTCGGAAATCAAAAGAACAAGAAGGGTTCATCAACCTGGAAATGCTGCCACCTGAGCTTAGTTTTACCATTTTGTCATACCTGAATGCAACAGACCTCTGCCTGGCATCCTGTGTGTGGCAGGATCTTGCTAATGATGAGCTTCTATGGCAAGG ATTGTGCAAATCCACTTGGGGTCACTGTTCCATATACAATAAGAATCCATCTCTAGGATTTTCTTTCAGAAAACTGTATATGCAGTTGGATGAGGGAAGCCTCACCTTTAATGCCAACCCTGAAGAG GGAGTCAACTACTTCATGTCCAAGGGAATACTGGATGATTCACCAAAGGAAATAGCTAAGTTTATCTTCTGTACGAGAACCTTAAATTGGAAGAAACTGAGACTCTATCTTGACGAAAG GCGAGATGTTCTAGATGACCTTGTGACACTACACAacttcagaaatcagttcctgCCAAATGCACTAAGAGAATTTTTCAAACACATTCATGCCCCTGAGGAGCGTGGGGAATATCTTGAGACTCTTATTACAAAGTTCTCACACAGATTCTGCGCTTGTAACCCTGACTTGATGAGAGAGCTTGGTCTTAGCCCAG aTGCTGTGTACGTACTATGCTACTCTTTGATCCTGCTTTCCATTGATCTTACTAGCCCTCATGTGAAGAATAAAATGTCAAAGAGAGAATTTATCCGAAATACACGTCGTGCAGCTCAGAACATTAGTGAAGATTTTGTTGGGCACCTTTATGACAATATCTACCTTATAGGCCATGTAGCTGCCTAA